One window of the Sparus aurata chromosome 17, fSpaAur1.1, whole genome shotgun sequence genome contains the following:
- the LOC115566748 gene encoding zinc finger protein 3 homolog — MLSLRAFLTDRLTAAAEEIFGAVEKTIAEYKEELSRSKDLEIGRLRMQLKLLKSEPRLDRCLGAQLQQHTHHHHHHPPPPPPPQQHHQSVPAVEAPEEEEEEEEEEGGGSSMEQEHPGASQVKKEQQQQKSHRDFWMGHDDAAEQLDSLESDIKDFISSPSSLRGSLQDHTLPFHSNHNHHHHHHHNNNNSSSSGEESREKPYCCTVCEKRFSNCSHLAAHIRTHTGERPYRCEICRKTFITTSALNRHQTIHTEGKHFICNYCGKSFKWMESLGRHMRSVHKRDSVPV, encoded by the exons ATGCTTTCGCTGAGAGCCTTCCTCACCGACAGACTGACGGCAGCGGCGGAGGAGATCTTCGGAGCCGTGGAGAAGACGATAGCCGAGTACAAAGAGGAGCTTTCTCGGTCGAAAGATTTGGAAATCGGTCGTCTCAGGATGCAGCTGAAGCTTCTCAAGTCAG AGCCCAGGTTGGATAGATGCCTTGGAGcccagctgcagcagcacacccatcaccaccatcaccatcctcctccacctcctcctcctcagcagcaCCATCAGTCAGTCCCCGCAGTGGAGGctcctgaggaggaggaggaggaggaggaggaggaaggtggaggcaGCAGCATGGAGCAGGAGCACCCAGGGGCCTCACAGGTGaagaaggagcagcagcagcagaagagccACAGGGACTTCTGGATGGGTCACGATGACGCTGCAGAGCAGCTGGACAGCCTCGAATCAGACATTAAAGACTTCATCTCGTCCCCTTCCAGTCTGAGGGGCAGCCTGCAGGACCACACCTTGCCCTTCCACTCCAACCAcaaccaccaccatcaccaccaccacaacaacaacaacagcagcagcagcggcgaggagagcagagagaagccCTACTGCTGCACCGTGTGTGAGAAGCGCTTCAGCAACTGCTCACACCTCGCCGCTCACATCAGGACTCACACGGGAGAGAGGCCCTACAGGTGTGAGATATGCAGGAAGACCTTCATCACCACGAGCGCCCTGAACAGACACCAGACGATCCACACCGAGGGGAAACACTTCATCTGCAATTACTGCGGGAAGTCCTTCAAGTGGATGGAGTCTCTCGGCAGGCACATGAGAAGTGTGCACAAGAGAGACAGTGTCCCTGTATGA